One genomic region from Populus nigra chromosome 8, ddPopNigr1.1, whole genome shotgun sequence encodes:
- the LOC133701318 gene encoding uncharacterized protein LOC133701318 has product MNNSPMYQNYEASEHGAYEFDPQVDFTQFLEEARQHAREMNLQSILPHPESGKERVEVEKKSRRSWKHSLLKWWNAEKKTKTIVEPANSSNISNPRKGHVSGPIYGSGRGVEVRYRRQTSGPLTNLFNRSKSVENENRYVCLDQLNNPQGVKAYGPVYLVT; this is encoded by the exons ATGAATAACTCTCCAATGTACCAAAACTACGAGGCAAGCGAGCATGGTGCTTACGAGTTTGATCCTCAAGTTGACTTTACACAG TTCTTGGAAGAAGCAAGACAACATGCAAGAGAAATGAATCTACAGTCAATTTTACCACATCCAGAATCTGGAAAAGAAAGAGTGGAAGTAGAGAAAAAGAGCAGGAGGTCCTGGAAACACTCTCTCCTCAAATGGTGGAATGCCGAGAAAAAGACCAAGACCATCGTAGAACCAGCAAATAGCTCTAACATTTCAAATCCAAGAAAGGGTCATGTCTCCGGTCCTATATATGGAAGTGGCAGAGGAGTTGAAGTCAGGTATCGGCGACAAACATCTGGGCCGCTGACTAATCTTTTCAACCGTTCCAAGAGCGTGGAGAACGAGAACCGTTATGTGTGTCTCGACCAACTTAACAATCCCCAAGGTGTCAAGGCCTATGGACCTGTTTACCTGGTAACTTAG
- the LOC133700972 gene encoding RING-H2 finger protein ATL3-like: MGRLDDSATVEIAGKIMIIAIIVLFLVVVFVIFLHLYAKWFWWRVEEPTQPQQSRRRQRRRFVFTPGQDPVRRGLDLSIRRSLPVVIFQSKDFPDGLECAVCLSDVVEGEKARLLPKCNHGFHHDCIDMWFQSHSTCPLCRSSVAPQAQGSSGNNNLNDLELNIQSPEEILISGYSMESPDFPTNVLFWGDQTQVSTGGGSLEEGPSSASSAPSSSSSAGGGHDESLVIDVPVHITDSLAEDQEPKLPTPARLRSLKRLLSREKRVPPNCSNGPVDV, from the coding sequence ATGGGAAGATTAGATGACTCAGCAACAGTTGAAATAGCAGGCAAGATTATGATTATAGCAATTATAGTTCTATTCTTGGTGGTGGTTTTTGTTATCTTTCTTCATCTCTATGCAAAATGGTTTTGGTGGCGCGTTGAAGAGCCCACTCAACCTCAACAATCTCGCCGCCGCCAACGCCGCCGCTTTGTCTTTACCCCTGGTCAAGACCCAGTGAGAAGAGGGCTAGACCTGTCTATACGAAGATCCTTACCAGTAGTGATTTTCCAGTCTAAAGATTTCCCGGATGGACTAGAATGTGCTGTTTGCTTATCTGATGTTGTAGAGGGAGAGAAGGCCAGGTTGTTGCCTAAATGCAACCATGGATTCCATCATGATTGTATTGACATGTGGTTCCAGTCTCATTCTACTTGTCCTCTCTGTAGAAGCTCAGTAGCACCACAAGCTCAAGGCTCTAGTGGTAACAATAACCTCAATGATTTGGAGCTGAATATTCAGTCTCCAGAGGAAATTTTGATTTCTGGGTATTCAATGGAATCTCCAGATTTTCCTACAAACGTGTTGTTTTGGGGGGATCAGACTCAAGTAAGCACTGGTGGTGGTTCCTTGGAAGAAGGACCTTCTTCAGCTTCTTCtgcaccatcatcatcatcttcagcTGGTGGGGGGCATGATGAGTCGCTTGTTATTGATGTTCCTGTGCATATTACCGATAGTCTTGCTGAGGATCAGGAACCCAAGTTGCCAACGCCTGCGCGGCTGAGGTCATTGAAGAGACTCTTGAGCAGGGAGAAGAGGGTACCTCCTAATTGTTCCAATGGTCCTGTTGATGTTTAA